One Hemibagrus wyckioides isolate EC202008001 linkage group LG09, SWU_Hwy_1.0, whole genome shotgun sequence DNA segment encodes these proteins:
- the styx gene encoding serine/threonine/tyrosine-interacting protein: MDEGNKIQFPSLPVCKEDQLDWSYPMRREMQEILPGLFLGPYSAAMKSKLSMLEKQGITHIVCVRQDIEANFIKPNFPLKFRYLVLDIADNPVENIIKYFQMTKEFIDGCLETGGKVLVHGNAGISRSAALVIAYLMETFGVKYRDAFSHVQERRFCINPNVGFVHQLQEYEAIYLARLTIKMMSPIQLGRSFSIQAGTTGSRKRTLEDDDEFGNMQVQAAQNG; this comes from the exons ATGGACGAGGGGAATAAAATACAGTTTCCGTCCCTTCCTGTATGCAAGGAGGACCAACTG gACTGGTCATATCCCATGCGAAGAGAGATGCAG gaAATCCTCCCTGGACTCTTCTTAGGGCCCTACTCTGCTGCAATGAAGAGCAAG ctCTCTATGCTGGAGAAGCAAGGGATAACTCACATAGTGTGCGTTCGACAAGACATCGAGGCCAACTTCATCAAACCTAACTTCCCCCTCAAATTTAG ATACCTTGTTTTAGATATTGCGGATAACCCCGTGGAGAACATCATTAAATATTTCCAAATG acTAAAGAATTTATTGATGGCTGTTTAGAGACTGGAG gaAAAGTTCTTGTTCATGGAAATGCAGGGATTTCCAGAAG CGCTGCCTTAGTTATTGCGTACCTTATGGAAACGTTTGGCGTGAAGTACAG AGATGCTTTCAGTCACGTCCAGGAGCGAAGATTCTGCATCAACCCTAACGTAGGCTTTGTGCATCAACTACAG GAATACGAAGCGATCTATCTCGCCAGACTAACCATCAAGATGATGTCACCCATCCAGTTGGGTCGATCTTTCTCCATTCAAGCAGGAACGACAG GGAGCCGGAAACGAACActagaagatgatgatgaatttGGGAATATGCAAGTTCAGGCAGCGCAGAACGGATAA
- the socs4 gene encoding suppressor of cytokine signaling 4, which translates to MSEKKSRPSDARPKNLRSWSVDSYIRSVKKRSRGPRHDAPARGGEDGDTADEQNVRSTSCPQRRRERKCSCAAIGDGDIDTMCRKALSRRSLRQKFQDAVGQCLPLRGHHHHHHHHHHHHHHQSGSSRPFSVLLWSKRKIHVSELMEDKCPFSPKSELAQCWHLIKKHGTHQNASLVLEDHKSRRMSTSPSTFISWEEVSSNGASSLTDWDSSFIPGAPQCCAHADYILVPDLLQINNSPCYWGVLNRFEAEQLLEGQPEGTFLLRDSAQDDYLFSVSFRRYSRSLHARIEQSGKRFSFDCRDPCMYRDVSVTGLLKHYSDPATCLFFEPLLSRPLPRNFPFSLQHLCRALICSCTTYQGIETLPLPHTLRDYLRQYHFKCDGACDV; encoded by the coding sequence ATGTCGGAGAAGAAATCCAGACCCTCAGACGCACGTCCCAAAAACCTGCGTAGCTGGAGCGTGGACAGCTACATCCGCAGCGTCAAGAAACGTTCGCGTGGTCCGCGCCATGACGCCCCAGCAAGAGGGGGAGAGGACGGAGACACAGCGGATGAGCAAAACGTCCGCTCGACTTCCTGTCCCCAGAGACGGAGGGAAAGGAAATGCAGCTGCGCGGCAATCGGAGACGGAGACATAGACACCATGTGCAGAAAAGCGCTGTCTCGCCGTTCTCTCAGACAGAAGTTCCAGGATGCAGTGGGGCAGTGTCTCCCTCTCCGTggccaccaccatcatcaccaccaccaccatcaccaccatcatcaccagagTGGCTCCTCGCGCCCGTTCTCGGTGCTCCTGTGGTCCAAGCGCAAGATTCACGTGTCCGAGCTCATGGAGGACAAGTGTCCCTTCTCACCAAAGTCCGAACTGGCGCAGTGTTGGCACCTTATCAAGAAGCATGGCACACATCAGAACGCATCGTTAGTCCTTGAGGATCACAAAAGCAGAAGGATGTCCACATCTCCTTCCACGTTTATTTCCTGGGAGGAAGTCAGCTCTAACGGCGCTTCCAGCCTGACTGACTGGGACTCGTCCTTCATTCCCGGCGCTCCCCAGTGTTGCGCACATGCCGACTACATCTTAGTGCCTGACCTTCTTCAGATCAACAACAGCCCTTGTTACTGGGGCGTCCTAAACCGTTTCGAGGCCGAGCAGCTCCTAGAAGGCCAGCCTGAAGGCACCTTCCTGCTCCGAGACTCTGCCCAGGATGACTACCTGTTCTCAGTCAGCTTCAGGCGCTACAGCCGCTCTCTGCACGCCCGCATAGAGCAAAGCGGCAAGCGCTTCAGCTTTGACTGCCGTGACCCCTGCATGTACAGAGACGTGAGCGTCACAGGTCTGCTGAAGCACTACAGCGATCCAGCCACGTGCCTGTTCTTTGAGCCGCTCCTGTCTCGCCCCTTGCCCAGGAACTTCCCCTTTTCCCTGCAGCATCTATGCAGGGCGTTGATCTGTAGCTGCACTACATATCAGGGCATCGAGACTTTGCCCCTGCCTCACACACTCAGGGATTACCTCAGGCAATACCACTTCAAATGTGATGGGGCTTGCGATGTCTGA
- the gnpnat1 gene encoding glucosamine 6-phosphate N-acetyltransferase — MLETCEMLLDETPLFDPSLLQELDWSSSKVSFSPPISPLEPGDGLVLRPLRPADLDRGLYKVLSQLTVAGDVTKEQFRANFEHMKKTGDYYVIVVQDTNLGQIVATATLIVEHKFIHSCAKRGRVEEVVVSDVCRGKQLGKLLVATLTLLSKKLQCYKITLECSQKNVEFYKKLGYTPSEETYMQCRFFD; from the exons ATGCTTGA GACCTGTGAGATGTTGCTGGATGAGACGCCGCTCTTTGACCCCTCTCTCCTCCAGGAGTTGGACTGGAGCAGCAGCAAGGTGTCCTTCTCTCCTCCCATCTCACCTTTAGAGCCGGGAGACGGCCTTGTCCTCCGTCCTCTCCGCCCTGCCGACTTAGACAGAG GTCTGTATAAGGTTCTCTCGCAGCTCACAGTCGCAGGAGATGTCACAAAAGAGCAGTTCCGAG CGAATtttgaacacatgaagaaaacgGGCGACTATTACGTCATCGTGGTCCAGGACACAAACTTAGGACAAATTGTTGCCACGGCGACGCTGATCGTCGAGCACAAATTCATCCATTCGTGTGCAAAG CGAGGGCGTGTCGAGGAAGTGGTGGTCAGTGACGTCTGCCGAGGGAAACAGTTGGGTAAACT ACTCGTCGCGACGTTGACTCTGCTCAGCAAAAAACTGCAGTGCTACAAGATCACGCTGGAGTGCTCGCAGAAAAACGTGGAATTCTACAAGAAGCTGGGTTACACGCCCTCCGAGGAGACCTACATGCAGTGTCGCTTCTTCGACTGA